The region ACGTCAAGTACCTCATTGATCATCTCAGGATCGAGCGCCGAGGTCGGTTCATCGAATAAAATCACTTTGGGTTGCATGGCCAACGAGCGGGCAATCGCGACGCGCTGCTGTTGACCACCCGAAAGTTTCGGTGGATATTTATTGGCCTGCTCAGGAATGCCAACTTTTTCGAGCAAACTACGGGCGATTTTTTCACTTTCGCTACGTGAGCTATTGCGCACTTTTTGCTGGGCCAAACAGATATTTTCGAGCACCGTCAGATGTGGAAATAGCTCGAAACGCTGAAAAACCATGCCAACCTCAGCGCGAATTGCATTTAATTCGCGTTCTTTGGGCGTAACATGCTTGCCATCGATGATAATTTCGCCAGCATCGGGCACTTCGAGATGGTTGATACAGCGCAACAGTGTCGATTTGCCCGAGCCAGAAGGCCCAACGATCATCAGCACTTCGCCGCGATCAACCGTGAGGCTCACATTATCCAAGGCGCGAAAATCGCCAAAAAACTTGCTGACTTTGTTAATGCTAATCATTGGTTGATTGGAATTGGCAAGTTTAGTGGACATTGCTGCTCATCTTTCGTTGCAACCATTGCAGCAGCAATGACAGCACTAAAGTCATGGTCAAATAGAAGGCGGTCAGAATAAAATAGGTTTCTTCATATTTAAACGACGAGCTAACCGAAAGCCGTGAAACTTGAGTAATTTCGCGCACCCCCAACACCGACACCAACGATGAATCTTTGAGAATGGCGATCAGATCGTTGCCTAAGGCTGGCAGCACATTGCGAAATGCTTGCGGCAAAATCACATAGCGCATCGCTTGCCCATGGGTCATGCCCAACGAACGGGCGGCTTCCATCTGGCCACGGCTGATCGATTCGATTCCAGCGCGGAAGATTTCGGCAATATAGGCAGCATAAATTAATACTAAAGCGATAATGGCGCGTGCAGTCAGCGAAATATTGCTAGCATTCAAGCCAATGCCATTGGAGAGCGCTGGAACAATCGCAAATGAGATGGTAAAAATTAGCACCAAAATTGGCACACCGCGAATAAACTCAATATAGCCAATCGAGAGATTACGCAAGATTAAATTGCGTGAAACCCGCCCCAGCCCTAGCACTAAACCCAAGATTAATGCACAAATAAATGAAACACCTGTGACCATCAAGGTTGTGCCAAGTCCGGTCAGAATCGTCTCGAAAATGCGGGTATATTCAGGGTCGCTGATAATCCGAAAGCCCATAAAGGCGATGATCAGGCCAATTGCGACCAGCCACCATGGGATTGTGCGCCAATCAAGGCGTTTGTTGGTTGGGGGTTGCAGCGAGGTTGAAGGCGGAAGGTCGGCAGCCATGGAAACTCCTTGTGATGACTAAGGAGAGGATGGAATAAACCCAGTGGTGTCGTGCATCAACGCACCACACCACTGAATTGGTGCGCTTATTCGGGCAATTTGAAATCAGGGCCGAAATATTTCTTTTCAAGCTCAGCCAGCTTGCCATTTTCGCGCAACGCCTTGAGCGCTGCATTCACTGGCTCAACCAAATCGCTGTTCTTGGGGAAAATAAAGCCCAATTGATCGCTCTTGATTGGGTCGCCAACCAGCTTCAATTGGTCGCTGTTGTTGCCAACATAGCCTTGGCCAGCGGTTTCGTCCATGATGACCGCATCAACATCGCCGTTGATCAAGGCGGCTACCGCAAATGGGAAGGTTTCAAAACCTTGGATGCGGGCTTCATCGAGCAAACCTTTGGCAGTTTCGTAGTTGCTAGTGCCAGTTTGCGTGCCTAAGCGGAATTCAGTTTTGGCGAATTCGTCCATGCTGGTGAAACGAGTTTCATCGTTGCGCACCAACAAGCGTTGGCTAATTTGAATATAGCCATCGGAGAAGGCCACTTGCTCAGCTCGCTCGGGCGTGATCGTAATCCCATCGGCGGCAGCATCGAATTGACCATTGCCAACCGCTTGGATCATACCTTCCCATGAGGTTTCTTT is a window of Herpetosiphon gulosus DNA encoding:
- a CDS encoding amino acid ABC transporter ATP-binding protein, whose protein sequence is MSTKLANSNQPMISINKVSKFFGDFRALDNVSLTVDRGEVLMIVGPSGSGKSTLLRCINHLEVPDAGEIIIDGKHVTPKERELNAIRAEVGMVFQRFELFPHLTVLENICLAQQKVRNSSRSESEKIARSLLEKVGIPEQANKYPPKLSGGQQQRVAIARSLAMQPKVILFDEPTSALDPEMINEVLDVMLTLASEGMTMVVVSHEMGFARKAAHQVVFMDGGMIVEQGTPEQVFGAPQHERTKLFLSRILH
- a CDS encoding transporter substrate-binding domain-containing protein; amino-acid sequence: MKRLNVVALLSLLLVVLGACGAESATPTTAPTTASTTAPVAGKIDLGGREVSIAVENLYPPFNYINPQTGKGEGWDYDAWAAICAELNCKPVFKETSWEGMIQAVGNGQFDAAADGITITPERAEQVAFSDGYIQISQRLLVRNDETRFTSMDEFAKTEFRLGTQTGTSNYETAKGLLDEARIQGFETFPFAVAALINGDVDAVIMDETAGQGYVGNNSDQLKLVGDPIKSDQLGFIFPKNSDLVEPVNAALKALRENGKLAELEKKYFGPDFKLPE
- a CDS encoding amino acid ABC transporter permease; the encoded protein is MAADLPPSTSLQPPTNKRLDWRTIPWWLVAIGLIIAFMGFRIISDPEYTRIFETILTGLGTTLMVTGVSFICALILGLVLGLGRVSRNLILRNLSIGYIEFIRGVPILVLIFTISFAIVPALSNGIGLNASNISLTARAIIALVLIYAAYIAEIFRAGIESISRGQMEAARSLGMTHGQAMRYVILPQAFRNVLPALGNDLIAILKDSSLVSVLGVREITQVSRLSVSSSFKYEETYFILTAFYLTMTLVLSLLLQWLQRKMSSNVH